A genomic window from Gossypium hirsutum isolate 1008001.06 chromosome D10, Gossypium_hirsutum_v2.1, whole genome shotgun sequence includes:
- the LOC107914620 gene encoding auxin-responsive protein SAUR78 yields the protein MAKVGKLTKLKSAIKRWPSLTKLTRTSSAIASASDSEDQKRSIPTGLHAVYVGKSRRRYLVRSEIICHPLFQELIDRSGNESEVIVSCEVVLFEHLLWMLENDGAQLGSMEELVEFYTC from the coding sequence ATGGCGAAAGTTGGGAAGCTAACGAAGCTCAAGTCTGCAATAAAAAGATGGCCGTCTTTAACGAAACTCACCCGTACAAGCAGCGCCATAGCGTCCGCTTCAGATTCTGAGGATCAGAAGAGAAGTATTCCGACGGGTCTTCACGCAGTTTACGTCGGGAAGTCACGGCGGAGATACCTGGTACGGTCGGAGATCATCTGTCATCCTTTGTTTCAAGAGTTGATCGATAGGTCCGGTAATGAAAGTGAAGTCATTGTGTCTTGTGAGGTTGTTTTGTTTGAACACTTGCTTTGGATGCTTGAGAACGATGGGGCGCAATTGGGTTCCATGGAAGAGTTGGTCGAGTTCTACACTTGCTGA
- the LOC107913846 gene encoding dnaJ homolog subfamily B member 6 isoform X2 has product MASGGEKNNDFYAVLGLNKECTPTELRTAYKKLALRWHPDRCSASGNSKFVEEAKKKFQTIQQAYSVLSDANKRFLYDVGAYDSDDDENGMGDFLNEMAVMMSQTKSNKNGEESFEELQELFEEMFQVDIDSFGSNGRPTTSCSSSSSFASYGESSGSNKRNSADMSSGETMPESGSSFNVQFHGFCVGTGGTQGRYEATERSQRRNGRRSRQ; this is encoded by the exons atgGCAAGTGGAGGAGAGAAAAACAATGATTTTTATGCAGTTTTGGGGTTGAATAAGGAATGCACTCCAACAGAGCTCAGGACTGCTTATAAGAAACTTGCCCTG AGATGGCACCCTGATCGTTGCTCAGCCTCGGGTAATTCAAAGTTCGTGGAAGAAGCCAAGAAAAAATTCCAGACTATTCAACAAGCTTATTCCG TTCTCTCTGACGCAAATAAGAGGTTTTTATACGACGTTGGAGCTTATGACAGTGATGATGACGAAAAT GGAATGGGGGATTTTTTGAACGAAATGGCAGTGATGATGAGCCAGACTAAATCTAAT AAGAATGGAGAGGAGAGCTTTGAGGAATTACAGGAATTGTTTGAAGAAATGTTCCAAGTGGACATTGATTCGTTCGGGTCTAATGGTCGGCCGACCACGTCCTGTTCTTCTTCATCTTCGTTTGCATCGTACGGTGAAAGTTCTGGCTCCAACAAACGGAATTCCGCTGATATGAGCTCTGGTGAGACTATGCCGGAGAGTGGTTCTAGTTTCAATGTACAATTTCACGGCTTCTGTGTGGGA ACAGGTGGAACACAAGGCAGATATGAGGCAACAGAGAGGAGCCAAAGGAGGAATGGTAGGCGGAGTCGGCAGTAG
- the LOC107913845 gene encoding uncharacterized protein C4F10.09c, whose amino-acid sequence MSNSKTAQDVELLKSDIASFASSLGFSADSSLPYSGFNDVDFRKAGPLKPPKPPKTPNTPKQNSQLEKKRSNTQTPKTNKNTKNNQRPKPKPPALSLDDSNKSNRFSRDPDKFKNLPALPLVKASALSAWYEDESELEKKLFGEEGKGKKAVNVRNVEELERLVEKKMELGERLMWLYAKDYELSKGKSGDMKMVLASQRSGTAADKVSAFSFVVADNPVANLKSLDGLLGLVTSKVGKRYAFTGFEALKELFISKLLPDRKLKTLIQRPVNELPETKDGYSLLLFWYWEDCLKQRYERFVVALEEASRDMLPALKDKALKTMYVLLKSKPEQERKLLSSLVNKLGDPQNKGASNADYYLSNLLSDHPNMKAVVIDEVDTFLFRPHLGLRAKYHAVNFLSQIRLSHKGDGPRVAKRLIEVYFALFKVLISEAEKGQPVDDKSNKAVKSTHKSKENKRKGSRESHVELDSRLLSALLMGVNRAFPYVSSNEADDIVDIETPILFQLVHSKNFNVGVQALMLLDKISSKNQVVSDRFYRALYSKLLLPAAMNSSKAEMFIGLLLRAMKTDVNLKRVSAFSKRILQVALQQPPQYACGCLFLISEVLKARPQLWNMMLQNESVDEDLEHFEDIVEETASESSLPSKKEENNADICVGEAANSDSYSSEDEGVLPSSYSDDDISEDEKELFRETPKDQHHKEPKIISNQNALTSPKSTVKPFLPGGYDPRHREPSYSNADRASWWELMVLSTHVHPSVATMAATLLSGVNIVYNGNPLNDLSLTAFLDKFMEKKPKASSWHGGSQIEPAKKLDMNNYLIGQEILSLAETDVPPEDLVFHKFYMNKMNSSKKPKKKKKKKAAEGEAAEELFDVGGNVVDDDYVDGGDDSDNEEIENILDSANPSLDADGDYDYDDLDNVANEDDDDLIGDASDAEMDIPSDDTDGEGFDVDAGTDSINDDGDDAIAIGDADDLSDGEDEFHQRKRKRKSGKKTSASPFASLEDYEHLLNDDSPTEKDSIKTKKSKPRKKQLSK is encoded by the exons ATGTCGAACTCGAAAACCGCACAGGACGTAGAGCTACTGAAATCTGATATAGCCTCATTTGCTTCCTCTCTTGGCTTCTCCGCCGATTCTTCTCTCCCTTATTCCGGCTTCAACGATGTCGATTTTAGGAAAGCTGGTCCCCTTAAACCTCCAAAGCCCCCCAAAACCCCCAACACCCCAAAACAAAACTCACAACTTGAGAAGAAACGTAGCAATACCCAGACCCCCAAAACTAATAAAAACACGAAAAACAACCAAAGACCAAAGCCCAAGCCTCCCGCTTTGTCACTTGATGACAGCAATAAGAGTAATAGGTTTTCTAGAGATCCTGATAAGTTTAAGAATTTGCCAGCTTTGCCATTGGTGAAAGCGAGTGCTTTAAGTGCATGGTACGAGGATGAGTCGGAGCTGGAGAAGAAATTGTTTGGAGAGGAggggaaggggaaaaaggctgtAAATGTTAGAAATGTGGAGGAATTGGAGAGAttggtggagaagaagatggaaCTTGGGGAAAGATTGATGTGGCTGTACGCGAAAGATTACGAATTATCGAAAGGGAAGTCTGGGGATATGAAGATGGTGTTGGCTAGTCAGAGGTCAGGGACGGCTGCTGATAAAGTTTCTGCTTTTTCATTTGTGGTTGCGGATAATCCTGTTGCTAATTTGAAGTCGCTTGATGGGCTATTGG GGTTAGTAACATCAAAAGTAGGAAAACGATATGCATTTACTGGATTTGAAGCTTTGAAAGAACTTTTTATTTCAAA GTTATTGCCTGATCGAAAGCTGAAAACACTTATACAGCGTCCTGTTAATGAGCTTCCAGAGACAAAAGATGGCTATTCCCTTCTACTTTTCTGGTATTGGGAGGACTGCTTGAAGCAGag GTATGAACGTTTTGTCGTTGCACTCGAAGAGGCATCAAGAGATATGTTACCGGCTCTGAAAGACAAGGCACTAAAG ACCATGTATGTACTGCTAAAGAGCAAACCAGAGCAAGAACGCAAGCTTCTATCTTCACTAGTAAACAAA CTTGGAGATCCTCAAAATAAGGGTGCATCAAATGCTGACTATTATTTATCAAACCTCCTATCTGATCACCCTAATATGAAG GCTGTGGTTATTGATGAAGTGGATACTTTTCTTTTTCGGCCTCATTTAGGACTACGTGCCAAGTACCATGCT GTCAATTTTTTGAGCCAAATTCGTTTGAGCCACAAAGGAGATGGGCCAAGGGTAGCCAAACGTTTGATAGAAGTATACTTTGCACTTTTTAAG GTACTGATTTCTGAGGCAGAAAAAGGTCAACCAGTGGATGACAAAAGCAACAAAGCAGTAAAAAGCACACATAAGTCTAAGGAGAACAAAAGAAAAGGTAGCAGGGAATCACATGTTGAATTGGATTCAAGGCTTCTGTCTGCTCTTCTTATG GGAGTTAATAGGGCATTTCCTTATGTTTCAAGCAATGAAGCTGATGACATAGTTGATATAGAAACACCAATTCTCTTCCAACTG GTTCATTCCAAGAACTTTAATGTTGGAGTTCAAGCGCTAATGCTTCTTGATAAAATCTCATCGAAGAATCAGGTTGTCAGTGACCGATTTTACCGGGCTTTATACTCAAAACTCTTACTTCCTGCTGCTATGAATTCATCCAAG GCGGAAATGTTTATTGGACTTCTTCTGAGAGCCATGAAAACCGATGTCAATTTGAAACGCGTGTCTGCCTTTTCAAAACGTATATTGCAG GTTGCACTTCAACAACCACCCCAATATGCTTGTGGCTGCCTTTTTCTTATATCAGAAGTTCTCAAAGCAAGGCCTCAATTATG GAATATGATGCTCCAGAATGAGTCAGTTGATGAAGATCTGGAACATTTTGAAGATATTGTAGAGGAAACTGCCTCTGAATCTAGCTTGCcatcaaagaaagaagaaaataatgcTGATATCTGTGTTGGTGAAGCTGCCAACTCTGATAGTTATTCTTCAGAAGATGAAGGTGTTTTGCCATCCTCTTATTCTGATGATGACATTTCTGAAGATGAGAAAGAGTTGTTTAGAGAGACTCCAAAGGATCAACATCACAAGGAGCCCAAAATAATATCCAATCAAAATGCATTAACATCTCCAAAATCCACTGTCAAGCCTTTCTTGCCCGGAGGATATGATCCCAGGCACAGGGAACCTTCTTATAG CAATGCGGATCGTGCAAGCTGGTGGGAGCTGATGGTACTTTCAACACATGTTCACCCTTCAGTTGCCACCATGGCTGCAACCCTTCTGTCCGGGGTCAATATTGTTTACAATGGAAACCCATTGAATGACCTATCACTTACTGCTTTTCTGGACAAGTTCATGGAAAAGAAACCTAAAGCAAGCTCATGGCATGGTGGATCCCAAATTGAGCCTGCTAAAAAG CTTGATATGAACAACTATTTGATTGGACAAGAGATTCTGTCATTAGCTGAAACAGATGTTCCCCCAGAAGATCTTGTCTTCCACAAGTTTTATATGAACAAAATGAATTCCTCGAAGAaaccaaagaagaagaagaagaagaaagctgCAGAGGGAGAAGCTGCTGAAGAATTGTTTGATGTCGGTGGCAATGTTGTGGATGATGATTATGTGGATGGTGGTGATGACAGTGATAACGAAGAGATTGAGAATATATTGGATTCGGCCAATCCTTCTCTTGATGCAGACGGGGACTATGATTATGATGATCTAGACAATGTTGccaatgaagatgatgatgacttGATAGGTGATGCCAGTGATGCAGAGATGGACATACCCTCTGATGATACTGATGGAGAGGGTTTTGATGTTGATGCTGGCACTGATAGTATCAATGATGATGGTGACGATGCTATTGCTATTGGAGATGCAGATGATCTTAGTGATGGTGAGGATGAGTTTcatcaaagaaaaaggaaaagaaaatctgGTAAAAAGACTTCAGCTTCTCCCTTTGCAAGTCTTGAAGATTACGAGCATTTGCTAAACGACGATAGCCCAACCGAGAAAGATTCCATAAAAACGAAAAAGTCCAAACCTCGTAAAAAGCAGTTATCTAAGTGA
- the LOC107913846 gene encoding dnaJ homolog subfamily B member 6 isoform X1: MASGGEKNNDFYAVLGLNKECTPTELRTAYKKLALRWHPDRCSASGNSKFVEEAKKKFQTIQQAYSVLSDANKRFLYDVGAYDSDDDENGMGDFLNEMAVMMSQTKSNKNGEESFEELQELFEEMFQVDIDSFGSNGRPTTSCSSSSSFASYGESSGSNKRNSADMSSGETMPESGSSFNVQFHGFCVGVEHKADMRQQRGAKGGMVGGVGSSRRRNGRKQKVSSGHDVSSNDCRISGS; encoded by the exons atgGCAAGTGGAGGAGAGAAAAACAATGATTTTTATGCAGTTTTGGGGTTGAATAAGGAATGCACTCCAACAGAGCTCAGGACTGCTTATAAGAAACTTGCCCTG AGATGGCACCCTGATCGTTGCTCAGCCTCGGGTAATTCAAAGTTCGTGGAAGAAGCCAAGAAAAAATTCCAGACTATTCAACAAGCTTATTCCG TTCTCTCTGACGCAAATAAGAGGTTTTTATACGACGTTGGAGCTTATGACAGTGATGATGACGAAAAT GGAATGGGGGATTTTTTGAACGAAATGGCAGTGATGATGAGCCAGACTAAATCTAAT AAGAATGGAGAGGAGAGCTTTGAGGAATTACAGGAATTGTTTGAAGAAATGTTCCAAGTGGACATTGATTCGTTCGGGTCTAATGGTCGGCCGACCACGTCCTGTTCTTCTTCATCTTCGTTTGCATCGTACGGTGAAAGTTCTGGCTCCAACAAACGGAATTCCGCTGATATGAGCTCTGGTGAGACTATGCCGGAGAGTGGTTCTAGTTTCAATGTACAATTTCACGGCTTCTGTGTGGGA GTGGAACACAAGGCAGATATGAGGCAACAGAGAGGAGCCAAAGGAGGAATGGTAGGCGGAGTCGGCAGTAGTAGACGGAGAAATGGCAGGAAACAAAAGGTTTCATCCGGCCACGATGTTTCTTCCAACGACTGCCGCATTTCCGGTTCATGA